One Elusimicrobiota bacterium genomic region harbors:
- a CDS encoding Fic family protein: MTKKETQDAFDGKKVPGKELFEVFEAVNHRNALQFVLESVKPNFKITKEYIFKLHEIVMYNFNNKLPGKYRDGYVNLTNTEKKLPSAQEVPLKMGQFIGQINKYGNDIIGKIAKDHYEFEAIHPFFDGNGRVGRLIMITQCLSKGIAPAIIKVEHRYAYYMALSKGDLGDFKNIVQMICESILEGYAFFSEVLEK, from the coding sequence ATGACGAAAAAAGAAACGCAAGATGCTTTTGACGGTAAAAAAGTTCCGGGCAAAGAGCTGTTTGAAGTGTTTGAAGCCGTAAACCACCGAAATGCTCTGCAGTTTGTGCTTGAAAGTGTAAAACCGAACTTCAAAATTACCAAAGAATACATATTTAAACTTCACGAGATCGTTATGTATAACTTTAATAATAAACTGCCGGGAAAATACAGGGATGGCTATGTAAATCTTACCAATACTGAAAAAAAGCTTCCTTCTGCTCAGGAAGTCCCGCTAAAAATGGGACAGTTTATCGGGCAAATAAATAAATACGGGAACGATATTATCGGTAAAATCGCAAAAGACCACTATGAGTTTGAAGCAATCCATCCTTTTTTTGATGGCAACGGAAGGGTAGGCCGTTTAATTATGATTACCCAATGCCTAAGCAAGGGGATTGCCCCGGCAATTATCAAAGTAGAGCACAGATATGCTTACTACATGGCATTAAGCAAGGGCGATTTGGGAGATTTCAAAAATATTGTACAAATGATCTGTGAAAGTATTCTGGAAGGATACGCGTTCTTTTCTGAAGTATTAGAAAAATAA
- a CDS encoding 2-oxoacid:acceptor oxidoreductase subunit alpha — MKQFNDDISIVICGEAGQGIQTVEKLLTGIFKEAGYNVFATKEYMSRIRGGSNSTQLRITSKRVSAFVNKIDLLIPLDQDAIPHLAHRITKDTIIVGEKEKINTNLQIIDVPISKYAQESGGAIYSNTVAVALILGLFKVDKSIIEKYLSDFFSKKTRDIIDNNLLSAQKGYEAGLKILETENIEINISTNPSVKSEILISGIEALSLGCLAGGCDFISAYPMTPSTGVITFLSEHASDAGIIAEQAEDEISAINMAIGAWYAGARAMVSTAGGGFALMCEGVSLAGMIESPLVINVGQRPAPATGLPTRTEQGNLNLVLYSGHGEFPRIIFAPKDITDAFHLAQKAFNLADKFQVPVFLLTDQYLADSYGNIPNFDISKSTIERYVVKTNQDYKRYSLTKDGISPRGIPDFGEGVVALDSDEHDETGRITESESVRVSMVNKRLKKYEKIKKEIIEPVFEGEKKYSTLIIGWGSTYGAIKEALDVLKSKNMAMLHFSQVHPLHPSTKDYLLRAKKIIVVENNATGQFANLLKLETGIDAHKRILKYSGMPFSVEELAKALK; from the coding sequence GAATTCAAACTGTAGAAAAACTTTTGACCGGAATATTTAAAGAAGCCGGATATAATGTTTTTGCCACAAAAGAGTACATGTCGCGAATTCGCGGAGGGAGCAATTCCACTCAGCTTAGAATTACTTCAAAACGCGTTTCCGCATTTGTTAATAAAATTGATTTGCTAATACCTCTGGATCAAGACGCAATACCTCATCTTGCCCACCGAATAACTAAAGATACAATAATTGTCGGCGAAAAAGAGAAAATAAACACGAATCTACAAATAATTGATGTGCCTATTTCAAAGTACGCGCAAGAATCCGGCGGAGCGATTTATTCAAATACCGTCGCTGTCGCTCTTATATTGGGACTTTTTAAGGTTGATAAATCAATAATTGAAAAATACCTTTCCGATTTTTTCTCAAAAAAAACAAGGGATATTATTGACAATAATTTGCTATCGGCCCAAAAGGGTTATGAAGCCGGCTTAAAAATTCTTGAAACGGAAAATATAGAAATAAATATCTCTACGAATCCTTCCGTAAAATCAGAAATCCTTATAAGCGGTATTGAAGCACTCTCTTTGGGATGCCTTGCTGGCGGATGCGATTTTATTTCAGCTTATCCTATGACTCCCAGCACGGGAGTAATAACGTTTCTTTCCGAACATGCTTCTGATGCGGGAATCATCGCAGAACAAGCTGAAGATGAAATAAGTGCCATAAATATGGCAATTGGGGCATGGTATGCCGGCGCAAGGGCAATGGTTTCAACCGCTGGGGGCGGATTTGCTTTGATGTGTGAGGGGGTAAGCCTTGCCGGTATGATTGAAAGCCCTCTTGTTATAAATGTTGGTCAAAGGCCTGCCCCTGCAACAGGGCTTCCGACAAGAACCGAACAGGGTAATCTAAACCTGGTATTATATTCCGGGCACGGAGAATTTCCCAGAATTATTTTTGCCCCAAAAGATATAACCGACGCTTTTCATCTTGCTCAAAAGGCATTTAATCTTGCCGACAAATTTCAAGTACCGGTTTTCCTTCTTACCGATCAATATCTTGCCGATTCATACGGCAATATACCCAATTTTGATATCTCTAAATCCACTATTGAAAGATATGTCGTTAAAACCAATCAGGACTACAAAAGATATTCTTTAACAAAGGACGGAATATCGCCAAGAGGTATACCGGATTTTGGAGAAGGCGTGGTTGCGCTGGATTCGGACGAGCACGATGAAACCGGCCGCATTACCGAAAGCGAAAGCGTAAGGGTTTCGATGGTTAATAAACGCCTGAAAAAATATGAAAAAATTAAAAAGGAAATAATTGAGCCGGTTTTTGAAGGGGAAAAGAAATATTCAACACTCATTATTGGCTGGGGATCAACATACGGCGCTATTAAAGAAGCATTAGACGTTTTAAAAAGTAAAAATATGGCCATGCTTCATTTCAGCCAGGTGCATCCACTGCATCCTTCAACAAAAGATTATCTTTTAAGAGCTAAAAAAATAATTGTTGTAGAAAACAATGCCACAGGACAGTTTGCAAACCTTTTAAAACTTGAAACCGGAATTGATGCCCATAAACGCATATTGAAATACAGCGGTATGCCGTTTAGCGTTGAAGAATTGGCAAAGGCGTTAAAATAA